The DNA window GCATCAGCTGTAAGGGCTTCTCTTGAGAAGGCTGAGGAGCTGGGGCTGAGATCCATAGCCCTCCCAGCTATATCAACAGGTGTCTATGGATATCCATATAGAAGGGCTGCAGAGATTATGGCGAGTGTTCTTAAGAACCACAGCTATAGATCCCTATCCAAGGTGATTGTATGCCTCTACGGGGAAGAGGCCTACAGGGTCTTCGAGGAGGTATTCGACTCTATTCTAGGCTATAAAAGCTCCTAAACATAGATGATCTAGGAGTATATATGGATAATGATAAGAACTAATAACATTGGCAGGCTTATAAGGATATCCAGCCCAGTACCCCTAGTAGGGCATATAGCATTCGGTATAATCGATAGGGGCACGAATCTACTGCAGGTTAGACCCTATAGCGCTTGTCATCTCTCATGCATATTCTGCTCAGTAGATGCCGGGCCAAATACGAGGACAAGGGTTTCTGAGTATATAGTTGATGTCGATTATCTATTAGAATGGGTTGGATATGTAGCATCTCATAAGATATCACGCAAGATCCATATATTGATAGATGGGGTTGGAGAGCCCCTTCTACACCCCAACATAGTAGATCTCGTTGCTGGTCTTAGGAGCATGGATAGGGTTGGGGAGATAGCTGCCGAGACACACGGAGCGATCCTCAGCGAGAACCTTATAAGAAGGCTCGGCGATGCAGGGCTCACAAGGCTTAATATCTCGATAGATAGTCTAGACCCTGACAAGGCCTCCACACTAGCTGGGGCGAATTGGTATAGCGTTGAAAGGGTAGCCGAGATGGCTCTCTATACAAACTCCCTCGGGATAGATGTTATGATAACCCCCGTATGGCTCCCAGGTGTTAATGATAGGGATATCGAGGAGATCGTGTTATGGGCTAAGAAGAATATTAGGAATAGATACTCACCCCTCCTAGGGATCCAGAAGTATGTTGCCCATAAAAGGGGTAGAAAACCCCCAGGGGTTAGAGAGCCTGGCTGGGATGAGTTCTACACATTCCTAGAGGATCTTGAGAGGAGGACCGGGGTTAGGCTAAGGATCTCTCTGGAGGACTTCGGTATAAGGCCTGATAAGAGCCTTCCAAAGCCTATGGAGGTTGGGGATAAAGTCATAGCTAAGATCCACTCGATCGGATGGCTTAGAGGCGAGTATCTAGGCTATTCAAAGGGAAGGGCTATAACTATAATACATAGCGGTGACCTAGAGGAGGGAGATGAGATCCTAGTAAGAATTATACATGACAAGGATAACATCTACCTAGCAAAGCCAACAACATAGGTGCCTAGAATGGCTAGGTGTACAACTAGAAGCGTTTCAAGAATACACATAACCCTCATAGACCTCCTCGGAGACCTAGGCAGGGTAGATGGTGGAGCCGGGATAACCCTTGAAAAGCCATACCACATAGTCTCTGCAGAAGCCATCGAAGGCCTCCCACGGATAGAGGTTAGCGGTGATAGAGAGGGTATTGCTGAGAGATGCGCCAGGGAGGTTCTAAAAACACTCTGCAGATCCTGTGGAGCCAGGGTTAAGGTGAAGGAGAGCTATGACCTCCATATAGGGCTTGGAGGTGTTACACAGCTATGCCTAGCCACAGCAAGATCTATATCCCTCTCCCTAGGACACGATATAGATCCTATAGAGTTAGCTAGGATAACAGGTAGAGGGGGTACATCTGGGATAGGGGTTCACGCATTCAGATCAGGTGGCTTCATAGTGGATGGCGGGCATAGATATCCATCTGAGAAGAGCTATATAGCCCCCTCAGACTATGTAAAAGCCCCTCCCCCACCGCTAATCTCGAGACTCGAGATCCCAGGTGACTGGGGTTTTATACTCGTTATACCTAAAACCCCTAGGAGGATCTATGGGGATCTTGAGAGAAAGATCTTTATGGAGGCCTCCTCCACATCGCGTGAGGAGATCTGGAGGGTCTCCCACATAGTTCTAATGGGTGTTATACCCTCAATCGCTGTTGGAGATATAGAGCTACTCAGAAGATCTATATCTATGATCCAGGATCTTGGGTTCAAGAGGATCGAGTGGAAATATCAAAGCAAGGAGGTCTGGGATGTGAGGAGAAAGCTAGAGGAACTAGGGATCGGATTCGGCCTAAGCAGCATGGGATCAACAATATATATCCCCTGCAAGGGAGAGGAATGCATAGATATAGAGGAGAATGTTAAAAGGGTTGCGAGTGGTGATATAACAACCATAGCCTCCAAGGGAAGGAATAGAGGTGCGGAGAGCTTCTGCGAGTAGAGGTAACCACCGTCTCTTAAGATATATAAGCCTTTATGGGAAGGATCACATGGTGTATCTACCTATGTCAACACCACAGCCAAGCCAGAGTATTCAAGGCCAGCCCATACAACCTTCAAAGCTTCCTCAGGCTAAGGTATATGGTGGGGTTGGCTCGATCCTTGTTTTGCTAGCTATAGTTCCATATGTTGGCTTTATACTAGCACTCATAGGCCTTGTGTTTATATTAATAGCGCTTAAATATATATCGGATGAGGTTGGAGAGCCTAAGATCTTTAGATATGCTCTATACTCATTTATAGCAGGCGTTGTAGGGGCTGTGATACTAGCATTTATAGTGCTATCTGCGATTATAGGATTCTTCGCAATAAGGCCGTCGAGTCCGATCACGATTATAGGCCCTACCACGCCTCCGCTGCCTCCGCAACATGGAATGCAGCAGGGCTGGATCTTCCAGAATGGCTTTATAGGCTTTATTATAGCTATACTAGGGGCCCTCATAGCTATCTGGGTATCCCAAATAATATCGGCGATCTTTCTGAAGACAAGCTATGACGCTATTGCCAAGCATCTGGGTGTCGGGCTGTTCTCAACAGTAGCTATTCTATACGTAGTGGGGGCTGTTCTAACGATAATTCTAATCGGGCTTTTAATAACCTTTGTGGCTCTGATAATCCAGATTGTGGCGTTCTTCTCCATACCAGAGACCAGGCCCCAGAAGCCACAGAGCCAGATCCCCGGTGCTTCTCAATAGCGTTCCATTTGTCCAGCTGGAGATACCGTATATTTTAGGGATTTTTCATGTTTCATCGATAACCTTTTTCACAAGCTCCTCGGCCTCAGAAATGTTATACTCTCTCAGCAGGCTTATCCTGCTCGCCTCTATAGATCCCTCTGCATGTATCATGAGGGCTAGGGAGTATCCTGTGAAGCTACTGCTTCCAGCCAGCTCCTTAGCTATCCTCAGAATCTTTATCCTCTCTCTACCATCTACCGCTCCAGCTAGGTATTTAGCTATCTTTTCGCCCAGCTCACCCCTTAGATCCTCTTCAGAGGGCATTGTAGCTATTATCCCACCCGCTATATCTACTAGACCCTCTAGAACCTTTACGAAGTTCGCGTTAGAATATAGCTTAGCTATATTTGTATATAGCGGGTTTGGAACCGCTATCCCCTCCTCTATAGATGCTGTGACCGCTGAGGCTATGGCTCCCATCCTCATAATCTCCTTCCACATAATCATATCTATAATCCTGTTTCTAACATGGTGGGCATCCCCAATACCATTTGCCTTCGCCATGAGGCTTGCCGCGCCTATATATAGATTCGCCATTGCAGATCTATATGACACCGCTGTGAATCTATGGTATGTTGCGAAGAGATTTGCCAGGTATCCAGCGAACTCGTATTCCCTGAACATGAAGACCCTCTCCCACGGGACGAAGACGTTATCGAATATCGTTAGTGTTTCGAGCTCATAGTCCTTAGTGCTTAGAACAGCACTCCTATTACCCTCAACCTCGTCTATAGGCCTTACAACCATGCTGAGACCCTTAGCATTTGCTGGAACGGCGAAGGCTACTGCATAGTCTGCATCCCTCTGAGTCATAGCCCTTGTAGGGATCACGATGATCTCATCCACAACTGCAGCCTGCGTGGTGTGGGCCTTAGCGCCCCTAACTACTATGCCATCATCTCTTACATCAACTACCCTAAGATAGAGATCTGGATCCCTCTGCTCATGAGGCCT is part of the Sulfolobales archaeon genome and encodes:
- a CDS encoding macro domain-containing protein, whose product is ASAVRASLEKAEELGLRSIALPAISTGVYGYPYRRAAEIMASVLKNHSYRSLSKVIVCLYGEEAYRVFEEVFDSILGYKSS
- a CDS encoding DUF996 domain-containing protein produces the protein MVYLPMSTPQPSQSIQGQPIQPSKLPQAKVYGGVGSILVLLAIVPYVGFILALIGLVFILIALKYISDEVGEPKIFRYALYSFIAGVVGAVILAFIVLSAIIGFFAIRPSSPITIIGPTTPPLPPQHGMQQGWIFQNGFIGFIIAILGALIAIWVSQIISAIFLKTSYDAIAKHLGVGLFSTVAILYVVGAVLTIILIGLLITFVALIIQIVAFFSIPETRPQKPQSQIPGASQ
- a CDS encoding 4-hydroxyphenylacetate 3-hydroxylase N-terminal domain-containing protein produces the protein MVRRPSEYIGSLNDGRRVFYRGSIVSSIADHPILGIAVRHLAKLYEMPDRTYEDKELGVISKYYKIPRGSEDLVDRHRMIYRHTYACNGIFNIGQAIGSDALFALMIVSRKVDAKMGSKYYARVMDYYRYVARKDLTVAVAQTDVKGDRSKRPHEQRDPDLYLRVVDVRDDGIVVRGAKAHTTQAAVVDEIIVIPTRAMTQRDADYAVAFAVPANAKGLSMVVRPIDEVEGNRSAVLSTKDYELETLTIFDNVFVPWERVFMFREYEFAGYLANLFATYHRFTAVSYRSAMANLYIGAASLMAKANGIGDAHHVRNRIIDMIMWKEIMRMGAIASAVTASIEEGIAVPNPLYTNIAKLYSNANFVKVLEGLVDIAGGIIATMPSEEDLRGELGEKIAKYLAGAVDGRERIKILRIAKELAGSSSFTGYSLALMIHAEGSIEASRISLLREYNISEAEELVKKVIDET
- a CDS encoding beta-ribofuranosylaminobenzene 5'-phosphate synthase, whose amino-acid sequence is MARCTTRSVSRIHITLIDLLGDLGRVDGGAGITLEKPYHIVSAEAIEGLPRIEVSGDREGIAERCAREVLKTLCRSCGARVKVKESYDLHIGLGGVTQLCLATARSISLSLGHDIDPIELARITGRGGTSGIGVHAFRSGGFIVDGGHRYPSEKSYIAPSDYVKAPPPPLISRLEIPGDWGFILVIPKTPRRIYGDLERKIFMEASSTSREEIWRVSHIVLMGVIPSIAVGDIELLRRSISMIQDLGFKRIEWKYQSKEVWDVRRKLEELGIGFGLSSMGSTIYIPCKGEECIDIEENVKRVASGDITTIASKGRNRGAESFCE
- a CDS encoding radical SAM protein, giving the protein MIRTNNIGRLIRISSPVPLVGHIAFGIIDRGTNLLQVRPYSACHLSCIFCSVDAGPNTRTRVSEYIVDVDYLLEWVGYVASHKISRKIHILIDGVGEPLLHPNIVDLVAGLRSMDRVGEIAAETHGAILSENLIRRLGDAGLTRLNISIDSLDPDKASTLAGANWYSVERVAEMALYTNSLGIDVMITPVWLPGVNDRDIEEIVLWAKKNIRNRYSPLLGIQKYVAHKRGRKPPGVREPGWDEFYTFLEDLERRTGVRLRISLEDFGIRPDKSLPKPMEVGDKVIAKIHSIGWLRGEYLGYSKGRAITIIHSGDLEEGDEILVRIIHDKDNIYLAKPTT